A window of Plasmodium brasilianum strain Bolivian I chromosome 8, whole genome shotgun sequence contains these coding sequences:
- a CDS encoding P-type ATPase, whose amino-acid sequence MNVVEWITSKIKGIRHENKIYLISNFEINKDHELYVKNAHKRLEEEDLNIDIIYGKKHRNEIRTAKYKIYSFIPLIVFFQFLRLGNLYFLSISMLQLIPEITDSKGMPTYLIPLVFIIVVAMIKEFFEDWQRHKSDNEENSKSTMVFENGILKEKKWANIKDGDVVKIFAYEYFPADLIVLNCSNKKGIVNIETKNVDGESNVKQKYCLPDISKYFKHDKSAGYCRIELISERPNDDIFDYKGYMLLPPLQYKADDGVVVHFYDSNSRLRALGKEVTQQHEKQQQQQQQQQQLLNGAKGKKYMCKSGKEASKDVDDTDNGNKTYMNNRFRSEINEQHFVLSNVSNVPNVEVERKGRNEDCTTEYDEKISIFDYTNEQKEQRREKEKHVVHITIDNLVLRGTSLVNTKWIYGLVINTGNRTKLMKNASTKSRQKWSRLEFVYGNHVIVLIICQIFISFIVAIAGVLWMRKKGYNLWYLHLDQHSDSLKTFFITIGSMVLLFGSFIPVDLLLIWEVVRLLQGYLINWDNDMYSEKAGRHALSKAGQLLEEMGNVTHIYSDKTGTLTQNVMQLQNIGLGNKGIYGFYDFRDIKDNIMKKRRRMQSSDKFGSFIVAPEGKEEEKAAVDAEEDSQGDADDDEKDDQMGSENDQMGSENDQVGRKNDKDKSEYFQGFQSNIPTKRNVNLRISSMNEHYKKSKVHPLNWSRTSLNSHKKKKKHMHLNSLTDEHMTNIYSESDFERGENQFVFFNRILFVNKIYSIRNDAEDQVHFLLLVLSLCHSGMIRNVDIDEMDINEDENNSMDKIKIYDKETQINYTYITQTQPQYDTSSPDELALISTSLYLGCEFVNRPNLTTIEVELTSTFAQRFILGEKVFNDFLLKKRFYEDNFDTYFPEVSMSKDKKKRQSKLNESTLGSSINYNVKDEASNFYMSIPIKNIFTSNKVSFSEQTRMEAVEKERDEKMGEEKGERIEEQRDERVREEEKKKINKKVVPILSFEILDVFSFDNVRKRMSLIVKNEKDEIYMLVKGADTSVLKLAAKNQEHIVGHIEYQLNAFATSGLRTLVLGYKHLTEDEFSSMYTSHMEARKKSENGKGGITAGEDAGDEDYLQTFYDEAEKNLVIIGCTGIDDKLQEDVPQVIQDLRDAGMTICVLTGDKLETAINIGHSINILNKETYNAVFTETSPTLLLEQINIHEKNTNAANLLNVNHGNKWWNSVNWEHLNLDLRSETILNFMKTNIFGTINKSSISSNIFNIKNDTSSSLPGLDKQEKIYNSFLESSESFGHNNNNNNDNNNNNDIDKMKAKDNKVHYSQFSITITGEALDVIMNNKILKIKFYTLARSASTLIACRVTPKQKSLLVKENSAFNPRGTSLAIGDGANDVGMILMANVGVGIAGKEGLQAARSSDFTISEFKYLKKLLFVHGRESLRRNSFLVYFCIFRNVSFCLCSMVLIFWTGYSAIDAWNPWTKQIINIAFTSLPVIFFVALDKQLPHHILLNNPLLYGTSPSTLWPLYSNKKIEYYTEKIKYCYHGLFKIFLFPFKCIPFFHKSTDQMKSWIGKRSKPDKYRSYGTQYLFVYLLFAIWLASVETVIILHFSTGQAYSTIEENHSVDIDFNTFSQILYTHHVIAVNVVVVLMTNTWFVISHAVLWFEIIITFFFWFIISNTKFFLDIVGADELHGTFERAHSSANYYISIIISLYVSLLPLIVLMTYQFIKKPTMEQIVLEQLSLGKFEGLRKCEMKKLAYIDSLNSFNDFTHKGFAFAVEAKEAFWGLVQKAIYKIKMPLAKDDIVSFKCKRKT is encoded by the coding sequence ATGAATGTGGTGGAGTGGATAACGAGTAAGATAAAGGGTATAAGGcacgaaaataaaatatatttgatttctaattttgaaataaacAAAGATCATGAAttgtatgtaaaaaatgcCCATAAAAGATTAGAGGAGGAAGATTTAAAtattgatataatatatggtAAGAAACACCGAAATGAGATTAGGACAGCTAAATATAAGATATACAGTTTTATACCTCTAAtagtattttttcaatttctgAGGTTAgggaatttatattttttatccatATCTATGTTACAGTTAATACCAGAAATAACAGATTCGAAAGGAATGCCCACTTATTTGATCCCCTtagtttttattatagttGTAGCTATGATAAAAGAGTTTTTTGAAGATTGGCAAAGACATAAATCTGATAATGAAGAGAATAGTAAAAGTACAATGGTTTTTGAAAATGGGATATTGAAGGAAAAGAAATGGGCAAATATTAAAGATGGAGATGTTGTTAAAATCTTTGCCTATGAATATTTCCCAGCAGATTTAATAGTACTAAAttgttcaaataaaaaaggtataGTAAATATTGAAACTAAAAATGTCGATGGTGAATCTAATGTAAAACAGAAATATTGTTTACCTGATATatccaaatattttaaacatgATAAAAGTGCGGGCTATTGTAGAATTGAGTTAATAAGTGAAAGACCCAATGATGACATCTTTGACTATAAGGGGTACATGCTACTTCCTCCTCTGCAGTATAAGGCAGACGATGGGGTAGTTGTGCATTTTTATGATAGCAACAGTCGGCTTAGAGCATTAGGAAAGGAGGTGACTCAGCAGCATGAGAAGCAGCAACAGCAGCAGCAACAGCAACAGCAACTACTCAACGGGGCGAAAGGTAAAAAATACATGTGCAAGTCAGGAAAAGAGGCTTCAAAAGACGTCGATGATACGGATAACGGTAATAAGACATATATGAACAACAGATTTCGAAgcgaaataaatgaacagcATTTTGTGCTTTCGAATGTATCTAATGTACCGAATGTGGAAGTGGAAAGGAAGGGAAGAAACGAGGATTGCACCACGgaatatgatgaaaaaatatcTATTTTTGATTACACAAATGAGCAAAAGGAGCAAAGgagggaaaaagaaaagcatGTTGTTCATATAACTATAGATAACTTAGTACTAAGGGGAACATCTCTAGTAAACACGAAATGGATATATGGGTTAGTAATTAATACTGGAAATAGaacaaaattaatgaaaaatgcaTCTACAAAATCAAGACAGAAATGGTCAAGATTAGAATTTGTTTATGGAAATCATGTTATTGTGTTAATTATTtgtcaaatttttatttcttttattgtaGCTATAGCAGGTGTATTGTGGATGAGAAAAAAAGGCTATAATTTATGGTATTTACATCTAGATCAACATTCAGATAGCTTGAAAACTTTCTTTATTACTATTGGTTCTATGGTTCTATTATTTGGTTCTTTTATTCCTGTCGATCTGTTATTAATATGGGAAGTTGTCAGACTACTACAGGGATATCTAATTAACTGGGATAATGATATGTATAGTGAAAAGGCTGGTAGGCATGCTTTAAGTAAAGCTGGACAACTACTAGAAGAGATGGGAAACGTTACTCATATCTACTCGGATAAAACTGGTACACTTACTCAAAATGTAATGCAGTTGCAAAATATAGGACTAGGGAATAAGGGCATTTATGGTTTTTACGATTTTAGGGATATTAAAGataatataatgaagaaaaggaGGAGGATGCAAAGTTCTGACAAGTTCGGTTCGTTCATTGTTGCTCCCGAGGGGAAAGAGGAAGAAAAGGCAGCTGTCGATGCGGAAGAGGATTCACAGGGGGACGCAGATGACGATGAAAAAGATGATCAGATGGGTAGCGAAAATGATCAGATGGGTAGCGAAAATGACCAGGtgggaagaaaaaatgaCAAGGACAAAAGCGAATATTTCCAGGGGTTCCAGAGTAACATCCCGACGAAGCGAAATGTGAACCTAAGAATAAGCTCAATGAATGAACATTACAAAAAATCGAAAGTGCATCCCCTGAACTGGTCGAGGACGTCTCTCAATagtcataaaaaaaaaaagaagcatatGCACTTGAACAGTTTGACGGATGAACATATGACGAATATATACAGTGAAAGCGATTTCGAACGAGGAGAAAatcaatttgttttttttaatcgaATATTATTTGTGAACAAAATTTATAGTATTCGGAATGATGCAGAAGATCAAGTgcatttcttattattagtattaaGTTTATGTCATAGTGGTATGATTAGAAATGTGGATATAGATGAAATGGATATTAATGAAGATGAAAACAATAGTatggataaaataaaaatatatgataaagaaacacaaattaattatacttatataactCAAACTCAACCACAATATGATACAAGTTCTCCAGACGAATTAGCATTGATTAGTACTTCCTTATATCTAGGATGTGAATTCGTTAATAGACCAAATTTAACAACAATCGAAGTTGAGTTAACATCTACATTTGCACAAAGATTTATTTTAGGAGAAAAGGTATTCAACGATTTTTTGTTGAAAAAGCGTTTTTATGAAGATAACTTTGATACCTACTTTCCGGAGGTATCCATGAgtaaagacaaaaaaaaaagacaatcGAAATTAAATGAGTCTACTTTGGGAAGTTCCATTAACTATAATGTGAAAGATGAGGCCAGCAATTTCTACATGTCCATAcccattaaaaatatatttacttccAACAAGGTGAGCTTTAGTGAACAGACTAGGATGGAAGCTGTGGAGAAAGAAAGGGACGAAAAAATGGGAGAGGAAAAAGGAGAAAGAATAGAGGAACAAAGGGACGAACGAGTGAgagaggaagaaaaaaaaaaaattaacaagaAAGTAGTGCCCATCCTTTCCTTTGAAATCCTTGATGTATTTTCCTTCGACAATGTTAGGAAACGAATGTCCCTAAttgttaaaaatgaaaaggatgAAATATACATGCTAGTAAAGGGTGCTGACACAAGTGTACTAAAACTGGCTGCCAAAAATCAAGAACATATTGTGGGACATATAGAGTATCAGTTAAATGCCTTTGCAACATCTGGCCTTCGGACCTTAGTGTTAGGATATAAACATTTAACAGAAGATGAGTTTAGTAGTATGTATACAAGTCATATGGAAGCAAGGAAGAAATCAGAAAATGGAAAAGGGGGAATAACAGCAGGAGAAGATGCAGGAGACGAGGACTATTTGCAAACGTTTTATGATGAAGCGGAAAAAAATCTAGTAATAATCGGTTGCACCGGAATTGATGATAAATTACAGGAGGATGTTCCTCAAGTGATACAAGATTTGAGAGATGCAGGGATGACAATTTGTGTATTGACAGGAGACAAACTTGAAACAGCAATAAACATTGGACATTCAATAAATATACTAAATAAGGAAACGTATAATGCTGTATTTACAGAAACAAGTCCAACGTTATTACTTGAACAAATTAATATTCATGAGAAAAATACAAACGCAGCTAATTTATTGAATGTTAATCATGGGAATAAATGGTGGAATAGTGTTAACTGGGAGCATTTAAATTTAGATCTAAGATCTGAAActattcttaattttatgaaaacaaatatttttggtacaataaataaaagtagtatatcatcaaatatttttaatattaaaaatgatactTCATCTTCTCTTCCTGGATTGGataaacaagaaaaaatatataattcctTTTTAGAATCTAGTGAATCATTTggtcataataataataataataatgataataataataataatgatatagaTAAAATGAAAGCAAAGGATAATAAAGTACATTATTCCCAATTttctattactattactggGGAAGCATTAGATGtaattatgaataataaaatattaaaaataaaattttacacaTTGGCTAGAAGTGCATCAACTCTTATTGCATGTAGAGTGACACCAAAACAGAAGTCATTACTAGTTAAGGAAAATTCAGCATTTAATCCTAGGGGAACATCTCTAGCTATAGGAGATGGTGCAAATGACGTAGGTATGATTTTGATGGCAAATGTTGGTGTTGGAATAGCTGGTAAGGAGGGATTACAAGCAGCTAGATCCTCTGACTTTACCATAAgtgaatttaaatatttaaaaaaattattatttgtacatGGAAGAGAATCATTAAGAAGGAATTCTTTCttagtatatttttgcatttttcgtAATGTAAGTTTTTGTTTATGTTCTATGGTTTTGATATTCTGGACAGGATATAGTGCAATCGATGCATGGAATCCATGGACTAAGCAAATTATTAACATAGCGTTTACCTCTTTAccagttatattttttgtagcATTAGATAAACAACTACCTCATCATATACTCTTGAATAATCCATTACTATATGGCACATCCCCATCCACATTATGGCCTCTTTAttccaataaaaaaatagaatattatacagagaaaataaaatattgttatcATGGtctctttaaaatttttttatttccatttaaatgtatccctttttttcataagtCAACTGACCAGATGAAATCATGGATAGGCAAAAGATCAAAACCGGATAAATATCGATCATACGGTACACagtatttatttgtttacttACTCTTTGCTATCTGGCTAGCATCAGTAGAAACTGTAATTATTCTGCACTTTTCAACGGGTCAAGCATATTCTACCATAGAGGAAAACCATAGTGTCGATATTGATTTTAATACCTTTTCTCAAATACTCTATACACATCATGTTATTGCAGTCAATGTTGTAGTAGTACTTATGACAAACACTTGGTTTGTTATTTCTCATGCTGTTTTATGGtttgaaattattattactttttttttctggtTTATTATAAGTAATACAAAATTCTTTTTAGATATAGTAGGAGCCGATGAATTACATGGGACGTTCGAACGAGCTCACTCTTCTGCTAATTATTATATCTCTATTATTATATCTCTTTATGTATCCCTCTTACCTCTAATAGTACTTATGACTTatcaatttataaaaaaaccaACTATGGAACAAATTGTTCTTGAGCAGTTAAGTCTTGGGAAGTTTGAAGGTTTAAGAAAAtgtgaaatgaaaaaattagcaTATATAGATAGCCTAAATAGTTTCAATGATTTTACTCATAAAGGTTTTGCTTTTGCAGTGGAAGCAAAGGAAGCTTTTTGGGGCTTAGTACAAAAGgccatttataaaattaagatgCCCTTAGCAAAGGATGACATTGTATCTTTCAAGTGCAAGAGGAAAACTTGA
- a CDS encoding triosephosphate isomerase: MAKILALLCVYLLNLKFIKFNYSSRKDLPVTLDIRKKFFFFISSRLLLKKRKYTTQNAYNKLNNINLKNNFHKQLSKIYVSYINNNINSEREKKKNKKKIIIGNWKCYLLKEQAYRLIDILTKIKYSNRIDLILSLNLLFIPYLLEKIKENNSKIYTCSQDVSLVNGLGAYTGETTATLIHEFGSRYTIIGHSERKRGFGNNGETLEQTVLKVYNAINSKLKVILCVGEDYINEKFGFHSVQIKKLLSFIKKKISKDEMKNIIIALEPSCAVGTGNPVSSDVINNCYWDIKKNIAEEVNAQISEEMQIVYGGSITKYNMKNFLDNTFVDGFLIGRSSLDESFIDIIKYVDESYLRNT; this comes from the exons ATGGCAAAAATACTTGCTTTGTTATGTGTGTATTTGCTAAATTTgaaattcattaaatttaattattcttcACGAAAGGATTTACCTGTCACACTTGATATaagaaagaaattttttttttttatttcatcaaggctattattaaaaaagagaaaatatacTACACAAAATGCATAcaacaaattaaataacataaatttaaaaaataatttccaCAAACAgttaagtaaaatatatgtatcatatattaataataatattaatagtgagagagaaaaaaaaaaaaataaaaaaaaaattattataggTAACTGGAAATGTTATCTGTTAAAAGAACAAGCTTATAGATTAATtgatattttaacaaaaattaaatattccaATAGAATagatttaattttatctcttaatttattatttattccttACCTACTTGAAAAGATTAAGGAAAacaattcaaaaatatatacatgttcaCAAGACGTAAGTTTAGTAAACGGTTTAGGTGCTTATACAGGTGAAACAACAGCTACATTAATACATGAATTTGGAAGTAGGTACACTATAATAGGACACAGTGAAAGAAAGAGAGGATTTGGAAACAACGGAGAGACCCTTGAGCAAACAGTATTAAAAGTATACAATGCGATTAATTCAAAATTGAAAGTGATTTTGTGTGTTGGTGAAGAttacataaatgaaaagttTGGCTTCCACTCCGTGCAAATAAAGAAGCTTTTGTCC TTtatcaaaaagaaaatttcaaaggacgaaatgaaaaatataatcatcGCCTTGGAGCCCAGCTGCGCTGTAGGAACGGGTAATCCTGTATCATCTGAcgtaataaataattgttaTTGGG atataaagaaaaacattGCTGAAGAGGTAAACGCACAAATAAGCGAGGAAATGCAGATAGTTTACGGTGGATCCATAACAAAATACAATATGAAG AATTTCCTTGACAACACCTTTGTGGATGGGTTTTTGATAGGGAGGAGCTCACTGGACGAGTCTTTCATCgacattataaaatatgttgaTGAGTCTTACCTCCGAAAcacataa
- a CDS encoding hypothetical protein (conserved Plasmodium protein) — translation MDYHNGDSLTKLYKSNYMNDKEINARKEYRRSRRSSLKSEIPTQSFYDSNKRSTVDPTMTDYHFEIFTSLNDKIRPHEKKKIINKAVNTDILKHEHNKFCATITIKCKECNEKLTREFEL, via the coding sequence ATGGATTATCATAATGGGGATAGCTTAACTAAACTATACAAGAGTAACTACATGAATGACAAAGAAATAAATGCAAGGAAAGAATATAGAAGGAGTAGAAGATCTTCATTAAAAAGTGAAATACCTACTCAAAGTTTTTATGACTCAAATAAACGCAGTACAGTTGATCCTACTATGACTGATTATCATTTTGAAATTTTCACATcgttaaatgataaaattaggccccatgaaaaaaaaaaaataataaataaagcaGTAAATACAGACATTTTAAAGCATGAACATAATAAATTCTGTGCAACAATTACCATAAAATGCAAAGAATGCAACGAGAAACTTACCAGAGAGTTCGAACTATGA